A DNA window from Hordeum vulgare subsp. vulgare chromosome 1H, MorexV3_pseudomolecules_assembly, whole genome shotgun sequence contains the following coding sequences:
- the LOC123406069 gene encoding uncharacterized protein LOC123406069 has translation MAKLMCLCFIILTIAVVVSAGGCDGDRQDMIRECGKYQKFPAEPKLAPSDACCAVWQKANIPCLCAGVTKEKEKIWSMEKVGYVANFCKKPFPHGYKCGSYTFPPLV, from the exons ATGGCGAAACTCATGTGCTTATGCTTCATCATCCTCACTATTGCGGTAGTCGTGTCAGCTGGCGGATGCGACGGTGATCGACAAGACATGATCAGGGAGTGTGGTAAGTATCAGAAATTCCCAGCAGAGCCGAAGCTAGCTCCATCAGATGCGTGCTGCGCCGTGTGGCAGAAGGCGAACATCCCATGCCTTTGCGCTGGTGTCACCAAGGAGAAAGAGAAGATATGGAGCATGGAGAAGGTTGGCTACGTTGCCAATTTCTGCAAGAAGCCGTTCCCACATGGCTACAAGTGTGGAA GTTACACATTCCCTCCTCTAGTGTAG